DNA sequence from the Devosia lacusdianchii genome:
CCCTGGCGCAGCACCCTGAGCAGGCGCTGCTCGATATCATGCCGGATTGGCTGGCTGGCGCTCGAAACGGGGATTGATCATGCGGCACAGGATTTCGGCGGGTGCGCTGGTTATACGCGGGCAGAGCCTGCTGCTGGTTCGGCATTTCCGCCTAGGCGTTCACGATTTCTGGGCCCCGCCCGGCGGTGGCGTCGAGGATGGGGAGGAGCTGTCCGCTACCGCGGAGCGCGAGGCTTTCGAGGAGACCGGCATCGTCGCCAAGGCGCGCGCCATGGCCTATATCGACGAGCTCATCGACTCCTCCGGCCGGCTGGTCAAATTCTGGTATATCGCCGACTACGTCGCGGGCGAGATCGATGTGGGCCGCAACCCCGCTCTCGATGAATCGATTGCCGAAGCCGGCTGGTTCGCCCGCTATGCCTTGCCCGCAGGTCACGTTTTTCCCGCGGCCTTACATGGCGAATTCTGGGACGAACTGGCGCGCGGCTTTCCGCACCCCATCAAGCTGCCGCTGATGCATTCGGTGTTCTGAGCCGTCAGTCGGCCGGGCGGACTCCTGTGCACAAGTCTGTGGATAAGTGTTTCACGTGAATCCGTCAGCGCACACTGGAATAGCCGCCGGGCACCCCGGCTGGCGACAGCACCACCTGCCACAGGCTGATATTGCGCGCGCGGAACAGCGCGGCAAAGACATTGAGATAATAGCGCCACATTCGGTAGAAGCGCTCGTCATACTTTTCGCCCTTGAGGCCGGGCCAGGCTGCCTCGAAGCGCGCGTGCCAGGCCATCAGAGTGCGATCGTAGTCAGCGCCGAAATTGTGCCAGTCCTCCATCACGAACAGGCCCTCGATGGCTTTGCCGATCTGGGCGATCGAGGGCAGCATGCCATTGGGGAAGATGTACTTTTCGCTCCACGGATCGCCGTGGGTGGTCGAGCTGTGGCCGCCGATCGTATGCAGCAGCATCAACCCATCCGGGCGCAACAGGCTTGCGGCCTTCTCGAAGTAGGCGCGGTAATTCTTGTAGCCGACATGCTCGAACATACCGATCGAGATGATGCGGTCAAACTGGCCATCGAGCGCCTGGTAGTCGAGCAGCAGCGTTTCGACCGGCAGGCCACGGGCCCGCTCATTGGCCAGCGCCGCCTGCTCCTTCGACACGGTGACGCCGACACCCGACACGCCGTAGCGCTCGGCGGCAAACTGCAAGAACCCGCCCCAACCCGAGCCGATATCGAGAATGCGCATGCCCGGCTGGAGCCCGATCTTGCGGCAGATCAGGTCGAGCTTGGCCACCTGCGCCGCGTCGAGATCATCAGCGTCTTTCCAATAGCCGCACGAATAGATCATCCTGGTGTCGAGCATGGCGGCATAAAGCTCGTTGCCGATATCGTAGTGCTTCTCGCCGACCTCGGTGATGCGCCGCCGTTGCATATTGAGCAGCCTGCCCCGGGCCACGCTCCACATGACAGCCAGATCGCGCGGAAACGCATCCTGAACCTTGGCGGTGATCAGTTTGAACAGGAATTGGTCGAGCGCCGGGGCATCCCACCAGCCGGCCATGTAACTTTCGCCCAGGCCCAGTGTACCGTCACGCAACAGCCGCGCCCATAGCGCGTCATTGTTGACTTGGGGGTCCCACGCATGCGGGCCGTTGAGGATGAAGCCAGCTTTTTCGAGCTGGCCAATGACAAAGCGTTTCGCGGTTTCAGACATGGCGAGGGCCGGTGAATCGATTTGCAATGCCCCAGACTAACTCCATCGGTATTTAACGATCAATAGCGTCGCGTGGCGCCAAAACGGTCGCGAAGGAAATCGGTTTCAAGCGGATGGGTGAAATCCGTACGCCGCTGAGGGGCCGTTAATACACGCCGCATATTTGTCATGCTGGCATGTGAACAGGGTGCGATGCGGCGAACCGGCGAATTGGTGCAGTGGAATAACAAGGGCGGCTACGGCTTCGTGCGCGATGACACGGGGCGGGATTACTACGTCCATATTTCCAAGGTGAATGCGTCGGGCGGCCGCCCCCGCATCGGCGACACGCTGTCATTCGAGGTGGTGACCAGCCGCAAGGGTCGGCCCTCAGCCATCGACGTGGGCATCGAGACGCCAGCCCCGGTCCAGCCGGCGACCCTGCGTAACGTGACCGCGAGACCGGCACATGTGTCGAGCTACGCGCTGGGTCTGCGGACGGCCGCTGCCACGCTGATGACGCTGCTGATCCTGTGGGCCATTGGCAGCGAGCGGGCGCCGATCTGGTTGGGCGGGATTTATGCGCTCATGGGCGCGGCCTCGGCCCTGCTCTATCGCTTCGACAAACTCTATGCCCTCACCGGTAAATGGCGGGTCAGCGAGACCAACCTGCATGCGGTCGATCTGTGCTTTGGCATTGTGGGCGGGCTTTCGGCGCAGGAAATCTATCGCCACAAGACGGTCAAGCCGCGCTTCGTCGCCACCACCTGGGCCATCGCCCTGGCGCATACGCTGGGCCTGGCGGCGCTGGCCTTCGGCTGGCTGCGCCTTTTCTAGGGGCCGCCGATTCGATCCATAGTGGCCGGGTCGACAACGTCGATGGCCAATATGAACGCATAGGGCTCGCTATCGCCGCCCCTAAACCGGCCAACGCTGAAAACGGCCTGCGTACCGGCGTGTTCCGCCACGATCCAATGCCGATAGTCTGGCCCGAGCGTGCTCTTGGTTTTGCCCACATAACGGTGGTTGACGAAGCGGCCGAGCAGGATGTCGTCTGCCGGCGGCTCGCCCTCGACAAAGCCAAGTACCGCGCAGCCCACCACCGGCTTGTCGGAAGCCGCATCCACGCTGATGCCAAAGGAAAGATCGGTCACGGCCTTCTGATCCGGTTGGCCTCCAAGCCAGGCTCGACGGTCCGCAGTGGGGAGCGTCAATGGCGATAGCACGGCGCCGGGCGGATCGACGTCGATCAGCTGTGCGTCATAGCGCGCCGCCACGGCTTCGACCGTCTCGAAGCCGGCCAGACCGGTGAGGCACGCCTCGCTGAAGGCGGCAAGCTGCCGCTCCTGCCCAAAAGCCGGGCTGGCGGCAAGGCAAGCAATGGCAAGGGTAAGGTATCTGTACATGGGCCCCGGCGCGAAGACATCGGTACGATCTTTGCGACCCATTGTGGCAGCGTGCGGGCCGCTCGGCCAGACCGCACGCTGCGACCGCCCCTCAGTGGAACTGCGCTGTCTCGGTCGATTCGCCCATCGCCGTCGTGGCGCTCTTGCCTTCGCTCACCGCCATCGACACCGCATCGAAATAGCTGGTGCCGACCTCGCGCTGGTGCCGCACGGCGGAGAAACCATGCGCCTCGGCAGCAAACTCGGCCTGTTGCAGCCGCGAATAGCCGGCCATGCCGTCAGCCTTGTAGGCGCGGGCCAGTTCGAACGTGGTCAGGCTGAGATTGTGGAAGCCCGCCAGGGTGATGAACTGGTATTTGTAACCCATGGCAGCGATCTCGCGCTGGAACCTGGCCATGGCTGCCTCGTCCATATGCCGCGCCCAGTTGAAGCTGGGGGAGCAATTATAGGCCAGCATCTGTTCGGGATGGGCCTTGCGCACCGCCTCGGCGAATTTTTTCGCCTCGGCCAGATCAGGCTTTGATGTCTCGCACCAGATCAGATCGGCGTAGGGTGAATAAGCAATCCCGCGGGCAATGGCTGCGTCGATACCCCCCTTGAGCTGATAAAACCCCTCGGCCGTACGCTCCTTGCTGACGAACGGGGCGTCATACGGATCGACGTCCGAGGTGATGAGCCGCGCTGCTTCCGCATCGGTACGGGCCATGATCAACGTGGGCACGCCCATGACATCGGCCGCCAGCCGCGCTGCATTGAGCGTGCGGATGAACTGGCTGGTCGGCACCAGCACCTTGCCGCCCAGATGCCCGCACTTCTTCTCCGAAGCCAGCTGGTCCTCGAAATGCACCGCCGCGGCGCCGGCCTCGATCATCGCCTTCATCAGCTCGAACACGTTGAGCGCGCCGCCGAAACCGGCTTCCGCATCGGCAATGATCGGCACGAAGAAGTCGAAATCGGTGGTGGCCACGCCGTCGGCCTGTTCCATGGTCTGGATCTGGTCGGCTCGCTGCAGCGCCTTGTTGATGCGCTTGACCACCGATGGCACGCTGTCCACCGGGTAAAGGCTCTGGTCGGGATACATATTGCCCGACGTATTGGCATCGGCCGCCACTTGCCAACCCGAGAGATAGATCGCCTTGAGCCCGGCCTTGACCTGCTGCACCGCCTGATTGCCGGTAAAGGTGCCCAAAGTCGGCACGAAATCCTCGCTGTGCAGCAATTCCCACAACCGGCGGGCGCCGTTTTCGGCCAGCGTATGGCGGATCGGCAGCGAGCCAGAGAGCCGCGCTACCTCGGCCTGGCTATAGGTGCGGGCAATATTGCGCCAGCGGTCGGGGGCGTAGTCGGGGGTAGGGAATATGGGTTTGTCGAGCATCGGTATCTCCTCCTTGGAGCATGGCTTCGCCGGTCCGGTGGAGCGGCAGGTTTGGTGATTCACGTGGAACACTGGATTTGCAGTCATCTCCCTCCCCCTTGCGGGGAGGGATCAAGGGTGGGGGATGTTTGGCCCGGATATCGGAGCTCTCGTCCCCCACCCAGCTACGCTGCGGCCCGCAGGCCTAGCTGCGCTGCCCTCCCCGCCAGGGCGACGTGCGGTGGGCGGCATAGTCACCCCATCACCTTCCGGCTGAACGTCGCGGCGATCATGCCATTGCCCGAAAACAGCTCGGTGCTGCCTTCCCCGCCCACCAGCGAAAACTGGTGTCGGCCGATCTTGCCGGCAATGGCATAGCCCTGCGCATCGAGGCCACGTGCCTTGAACTGCTCCATGGCCTGGGTGGCGGTGGGGGCGATGATGGTCAGATATTCTTCGCGTTCGCTGCTGGCAGGGCTCATTCGAAAGTCTCCTCTATCTCTTGCTGTAAAGATTTGACAAATGGCCGCGACATGCAAGAAGTAACCGCAATACCGCCAGTAAACCTGTAAAGCGCTGGTCAAGTTTCGCAGACAAGATTGTAAAGTCTGTCAAGAAACGCGGGAGGGAAGCCATGAATGACACTGCGGAAATGCAGATCGGCGGCCGCATCAAGCGGCTGCGGCGGCAGAAGAAAATCGCCCAGGCCGACCTGGCGCAAGCGCTTGGCATTTCGGCGAGCTACCTCAACCTCATCGAGCATAACAGGCGCAAGGTAACGGTGCCGCTGCTGTTCTCGATCTCGGGCTATTTCGGCGTCGAGCCGGGCGAACTGGTCGATAGCGACGAAGGCAGACTGGTTGGCGACCTGATGGAGGCATTTGGCGATGATCTGTTCGCCGATAGCGACCTGACCAATCTCGAAATCCGCGACCTGGCACATGCCAATCCCACCGCGGCCCGCGCCATGCTCAAGCTCTACGATCGCTATCGGCTGGTGGCCAAATCCGGCCCGGCACCGGTTCTTGCCGGCGAGGCCGAGCCGTTTCACCTCGCCACCGACGCCATCTCCGATTTCCTGCAGGAAAACGCCAACCACTTCCCTTCACTTGAGGACGCCGCCGAGCGCATCCGGGCCGACATCGACAATTCCGGCGACAATTTCGACTATGGCCTGCGCACCTATCTGTTCAACGTCTTCGGCGTCGACGTGCGGCTGGCCTCCCTGCCCCATGGCATTGCCCGCCAATTCGACCAGCGACGCAACCACCTGTTGGTCTCCGACATCCTGCCGGCGGAATCGGCGCTGTTCCTCATTGCTCACCGATTGGGGCAACAGGCCGCGGGCGGCGAGATCGAGGCCATCATTGCGGCATCATCCCTGCCTGAGGGCGACGCGCCCACCCTCGCCCGCAATGTGCTCGCGGCCTACTTTGCCGCGGCGCTGATCATGCCCTATGAGCCATTCCTGCGCGCCTGCCGCGATTATCGCTACGATATCGAGCGCCTTGGCCGCCGCTTCGGCGCCAGTTTCGAGCAGGTCTGCCACCGCATGACCACGCTGCAGCGCAAGGGATCGTCAGGCATCCCGTTGCATCTGGTGCGCACCGACATTGCCGGCAATATTTCCAAGCGCTTCTCGCTGTCGGGCATCCACATCCCGCGCCATTCGGGCGCCTGCCCGCGCTGGAATATCTACTCGGCATTCCTGTCGCCGGAGCGGATCAGCATCCAGCTCAGCCAGATGCCGGACGGCCAGCGTTACTTCTGCATCGCCCGCACCATCGCCAAGGGCGACCATCGCTACAATGCCCCGCGCCGCTACATGTCGATCGGGCTGGGCTGCTCGATTCACCATGCCAAGGACATGATCTATTCCGACGGCGTGGATCTGGCTGGGGAAAGCCAGCTCGTGCCCATTGGTGTGGGTTGCCGCATCTGCCCGCGCATGGAATGCGGCCAGCGCGCCCACCCCCCCGCCGATCACCGCTTCCGGCTGGATGACGATATCAGGCCGGAGAGCCTTTATGCGCGGATGGGTTGACTCTTCGGGAAAAGGCGAAAAATATGGTGCGAGACATTTCGCCTTGTTACGAAACATGGAGATTATGATGAGCCATCCGCAACGCAAACCGCACCACCACAATGGTTTTGGACATTTCGACATCGCCGGGCCGGAGCTGGGCGCGCTGCAGAACTTTTACGTGAGCCTTTTCGGATGGGACGTCGCGCCGCAAGGCCCGGGCTACGCCATGGTGGCGACGCCCGAAGGCAGCCCCAACGGCGCAATAGTCGAAGCGCCCACATCGTCGCTGACCTTTGGCGTCGTCGTCCCTGACCTCGATGGCACGCTGCAGCTGGCGGTACGCGAGGGCGGCAAGGTGGTACTGGAAAAGACCGATAATGGCTGGGTGAAAAAGGCCCAGATTGCCGACCCTGCCGGCAATGTACTGACCCTGATCCAGGGCTAATGACGATCGATCTCGATCAGGTCCTGCGAGCCCTGTCACATCCTGATCGCCGACTGTTCCTGCGCGCCTGCCGTGATGGGCCCAGGGCGGCGGGCGAACTGGCCGAGCTCTCCAATCTCGCCGTGGCTACGGTCTCCGAGCATCTCAAGGTGCTGCGAACCTCGGGTCTGCTCGATCTCGACAAGCAGGGCCGCAACTGGTTTTACCGCACCAATCCGGACGTACTGAAGGCGGCGCGCCGAGGCCTGAAGCAGATCCTCGATTAGCGCTGATCGTCGCCGCCATGGCGCCGGTCCCATTCCCAGCTATCGCGCCATTCGCGTTCCAGCACGGCGCGGCGCTTGCCATAGCGTTCTTCGGTCACGGTAAGAGCCACGATGCGGTCAGTGCGGAAGTTGCGGAAGGCGGTGCGCAGGCAGCACCAGGCGGCGATCACCTGCTTGCCCTCGTAATAGGCCAGTTGCACCGGCCAGATGGTGCGCTCCGACGGATTGCCGCCCTCGTCTTCATATTCGATGGTCAGCGCCTTTTCGGTGCGCATGGCCTGTCGAACCTGGCCGAGAATCGGCATGGGCCGGCGCGACGTGGCACTCCATACCGCTACAGGCCAGAGGCCGGTATCGTTGATGCGGTCGCGCAAATCCTCGGGCGAGGCGGTGGCGATCTTGGCGAGTGCATTCTTGGCCGCAGCGCCAAGGCCATCATCGGGCTGTGAGCCCACCCAGCGGGCGCCCAGCACCAGGGCTTCCAGCTCTTCGGGCGTGAACATCAGCGGCGGCAGGAAGAAGCCGGGTTTCAGCATGTAGCCGACCCCCGCTTCGCCATCGATCGGCGCGCCGAGCCCGATAAGGGTCTGCACGTCACGATAGAGGGTGCGGACGGAAACGCCCTGCTCCTCGGCCAGTGCGGCGGCCGTAACCGGCCGCCGATGGCGTCGCAGCGCATCCATGACCGCAAACAGGCGCTCGGTCTTGTCCATGCTTTGTTCTCCTCTGGCCGGCCTTGATGCCAGATTCTGCCGGTGACGCCAAGGGCGTCGCACCTGGCCGGCCTGACACTGTATTTCGCCATCCACCGGACGGCACCTCTCCCTCGATGGGGGAGGTTGGGAGGGGGTGCGAGAGCCCCGATATCCGGGCCAGTCCACCCCCACCCTTGATCCCTCCCCACAAGGGGGAGGGTGTCGACCGAGAGTGAGGAGGGCTTACGCGATCTGGCCATGGAAGGCTCGGATATCATGCGCCATTGCTTCGGGCACTTCGAGCGCCGGGAAATGACCGCCTGCGCTGAGTTCAGTCCAGCGCACGATGTTCCACAGGTTCCGTTCGCCCCAGGCCCGCGGTGCCGGATTGTCTGCCGGCGGCAACAGGATGGCGTGCGGCACGTCATGCTTGGCCGCCTTCTTGGGCAGTTCGGTATCGGCAAAGGCTTCCTTGTAGAGCCGCACCGAGCTGCCAATGGTCTGGGTGAACCAGTAGACGCTGAGAATGGTCGCCAGGTCCTCCAGCTCGAAAGCGTTGAGGATATCGCCGCCATTGTCGCTCCAGGTGCGATACTTCTCGAGGATCCAGGCGGCCAGGCCCGCCGGGGAATCGTTGAGCCCCACGGCCAGCGTTGCCGGCTTGCTGCCCTGGATCATCGCATAGGCGCCCTCGGCGTACTGCCAATAGGTCAGCCGCTCGATATAGGCTTTTTCCTCTTCGGTCGGCTCCTCGGGCTGCGGGAAGCCGAAATAGACATTGACGTAATGCGCCCCGATCAGGCGCTCGGGGAAGTCGCGCACCAGCGCCATGACCGCGCCAGCACCCATATCCGACCCCGAAAGCATGAATTTGGAATAGTTGAGCCGCGTCATCAGCTCGGCCCAGAGCGGGGCGACCCGGGTCAGGTTCATGCCCGGCTTGCTGGCCTGGCCGGAAAAGCCGTAGCCCGGCAATGACGGAATGACGACATCGAAGGCGACGCCATCGACTGGCTCGGTCAGCAGGGGCACCAGCGGCAGCAGCTCGACAAAGTTGGACGGCCAGCCATTGGCGAGCAGGATCGGCACGTTGGTGGCGCCCCGCCCCTTCACATGCACGAAATGCACCAATTCGCCGTCGATGACGTCGGTGAACTGGGCAAAGCCATTGAGCCGGGCCTCGGCCGCGCGCCAGTCATACTCGTTGCCCCAATAGGCGACGAACCGGCGCAGGAAGCTGTCTTCGATGCCGTCATCCCAGCCCGCACCCTCGACGGTTTTGGGAAACCGCGTCGCGGCCAGGCGGGCTTTGAGATCGGCAATATCGGCGTCGGCAATATCGATCGTGAACGGGGTCATGATGGTCTTGTCTCCACATCGCAGCCGTGCTGCATCATGGAAAGGACTGTCACATGCCGTCCTGACAGGCTGAGTCAGGAGTGATTCGGGTCCGTGGGACACCACCGCGACCACCCGAACGCCATCATTGCCCGGCTTGTCCGGGCAATCCATGCCGCACGCGCGGGGAGAAATGGATCACCCGGACGAGCCGGGTGATGACGATCGCTTTGAACGTGGCGCTATGGCGCGCCTACGCGATCTCGAATTCGCACCAGTGGCGATACGGCCGGTCGGGCGAATGGATCACATTGGGGAAATGCGGGTTGTGCACGGCGTCGGCGAAGCTCTGGTCTTCGAGGCAGAAGCCGGAATGCTTGCCGTAGTTCTTGCCGTTGAGGCCAGGCACCGGGATGTCCGTCCAGACGCCGTTATAGACCTGCACGCCCGGCCGATCGGTCCAGAGCTTGAGCGTCAGCGCCTTGTCGGGACCCACCACCGTCGCGATCGGATCGGCATGGCTGCGGCCGGTATCGAGCGCCATGCCGATATCGTAGTCGACGGGAGCGCCGGCGCTGTCGCGCATGGTGCGGGCCGTGCGCAGGTCATACTGGGTGCCGCGCGAGGGCAGGATGGCGCCGGTTGGCGCCAGGTCATCGCCCAGCAGGGTATAGGCGCTCGAATTGACCTGGATGGTGTGGTCGAGCACCGTATCCGAGGTGCCGAGGTTGAAATACTGGTGCTGCACCAGGCTGATCGGGGTGGCCTGGTCGGTCGTGGCGCTGAGTTCGAGCCGCAGGCGATTGCCTTTGAGCGTATAGGTCGCGGCAAAGTTCACATTGCCCGGATAGCCCATGGCGCCATCGGGCGAGAAATGGGTGAAACGCACGGCGTTATTGGCCTCGTCCACCTGTCCGTCCCAGACCTGGCGGCCCAGGCCTTCGTCGCCGCCATGCAATTGCAGCGTGCCGACATTGGCCGCCAGCTTGTAAGTCTTGCCGCCCAGCTCGAAACTGGCATCCTTGATGCGGTTGGCAACGCGCCCGGCCAGCGAGCCGAAATGCGGGCTGTGCTTGGCATAGGCCTCGAAATCGTCGAAGCCGAGCACCACGCTGCGCTCGCCATCAACCACCGGCACGCGCCAGTCCCGCACCGCCACGCCATAGCCGATCAGATCGACGGTAACGCCGGTATTGCTCACCAGGCGAAACTGGTCCACCCGCTTGCCGTGGTGATTGCCGAACGTCGAAACCGCGATGGTCATGCCAAACCCCATGAAGCGTGCAAGGTGCGAAAGGTGGGACCGGCTTTGCGTAGGACCTTGCGACAAAAACCTGGGGCCGGCTCCAGGAAACGCGGCAACCTGTAGCGCGCTTCGGCGCCTGGCTGCAACGTCACACTTGACCTTTTTGGCTGGCTTGCCAAAGGTCAATCAACGAGCAGGGGAACAAGCGTGAACGAGATCGGGGTAAGGCGGCGGGCGACGGTCCATGACGTGGCGCGAGCGGCGGGCGTGTCGCTGGCGACGGTCGATCGCGTGCTCAATGGTCGGCCGGGCGTGCGCGCTGCTACCACCGAAAAGGTGGAGGCGGCCATTGCCGAGATCGGCTTCCAGCGCGATCTGGGCGCGTCGCTGCTGGCCCGGGCCCGCGACCTCAAGCTCACCTTCATCATCCCCGACAGTTCCAACGAATTCATGGCTGGGCTGGCCGACGCCGTCAGCCGTCGGATCGGCCAGGCGCTGACCGATCGCATGCATATCGAGACCCAGCGCCTGCGCGCGCTCGATGCCGATGCGCTGGTGCAGAGCCTCGACGCGCTCGATCCACGCCATTGCGACTGTGCCATCATCGTGGCGAGCGAAGAGCCCTCAGTGCTATCAGCCGTCGACAATGCCAGCCGCCGCGGCATCGTGGTGATGACGCTGGTCTCCGACCTGCCCGGCACCCAGCGCCGCCATTTCATCGGCATCGACAATGTCGCTGCCGGCCGCACCGCCGCCTCGCTGCTCGGTCGCTTCTTGCCCACGGGCGGCAAGGTGGCGGTCATCGCCGGTTCGCTGCATCTGCGCGATCACAGCGATCGGCTCGATGGCTTCCGCACCGCGCTCGCGCTGGAATTTCCACGCGTCGAGCTGATCGGACCCATCGAGGGGCATGACGAGCGCGCCGAAACCCAGACCATCATCGCCGACCTCCTGACCCGCCACCCTGATCTGGCCGGGCTCTACAATCTGGGTGCCGGCAATGCTGGGCTCGTGGCGGCGCTGGAGGCCTCAGGCCGCGCCGGCACCATCCGCGTCATCGCCCATGAGCTGACCGACCCGACGCGTCGCGGGCTGAAATCTGGGGTGATCGACGTGGTGCTGGATCAGAATCCGGATGGCGAAATCCGCGAGGCCATCGCCGCGGCGCGTATCCTGGCGCTGGGCGGCCATGGTAGCCTAGTGAGCGATCCGATCGAAATCGGGATTTTCCTGCGCGACAATCTCAGGTAAGAAGACACCATTCATCAAACTGGCGGGGCCCAAAAATTGGGCCGGGAGGGCGTTCAGATGGCAGACATTCCCGTTGATGAGGTACGTGCCTCATGACCTTTCTCGGCATTGATATCGGAACCTCGGGCGTCAAGGCGTTGCTGATTGACGGCAACGGCAAAGCGCTGGGCGAAGCCACCGCCACCGCGGTCGAGCCGCTGCGGCCCCATCCCGGCTGGTCCGAACAGAACCCGGCCGACTGGTGGACCGCAACACTTGCCGCCGTCGACGCGCTCTCCAAGTCGCATCCATCCGAGCTGGCCGCCGTGCGCGGCATCGGCCTTTCCGGCCACATGCATGGCGCGACCCTGCTCGGCAAGGACGACGAAGTGCTGCGCCCTTGCATCCTTTGGAACGATGGCCGCTCGGCCGTCGAATGCAAGGAGATGGAAGCGGCGCTGCCCAATTTGCGCCAGCTCGCCGGCAATATCGCCATGCCCGGCTTCACCGCGCCCAAGATCGCCTGGGTGCGCAAGCATGAGCCGGCCATTTACGACAAGATTGCCAAGGTCCTGCTGCCCAAGGCCTATGTACGGCTGCTGCTGACGGGTGAGCATGTGGAAGACATGTCCGACGCATCAGGCACGCTCTGGCTCGATGTGGCCAAGCGCGACTGGTCCGATGAGCTGCTTGAAGTGACCGGGCTCAATCGCAGCCACATGCCGCGCCTCGTCGAAGGCTCGGCCGTGTCGGCGACGCTCAAGCGCGCGTTCGTCCAGCGCTGGGGCATGTCGGGCGATGTCGTCGTGGCCGGCGGTGCCGGCGACAATGCCGCCTCCGCCTGTGGCATCGGCGCCATCCGGCCCGGCGAAGGCTTTGTTTCGCTCGGGACGTCGGGCGTGCTCTTCGTCTCCAATGACAGGTTCCGCCCCAATACCGAAGGCGCGGTCCATGCCTTCTGCCACGCCATTCCCGATACCTGGCACCAGATGGGCGTGATCCTCTCCGCCACCGACAGCCTCAACTGGCTGAGCAAAATGACCGGCCAGAAGCAGGCCGCGCTATCGGGCGCTGCCGAGGCGCAGTTCACCCGGCCGGGCGAAGAAATCTTCCTGCCCTACCTTTCGGGCGAGCGCACGCCGCACAATAATGCCGGCGCACGCGGGTCATTCGTCGGCCTCTCGCACTCGACCGATCCGGCAAGGCTGGCTCAGGCGGTGATGGAGGGCGTTGCCTTCGCGTTTCGCGACAGCCAGCGCGTGTTGGACGACGCCGGGACCCGTATCGACCGGCTGCTTGCCGTTGGCGGCGGCAGCAAGTCGGCGCTCTGGCTCAAGCTGATCGCCACCAATCTCGACATGGAAATCGCCCTGCCCGAGGACGGCGATTTCGGCGGTGCGCTCGGCGCCGCCCGGTTGGGGCTCTGCGCCGCCGAGGGCGCCGACCCGGCCGATGTCATGATCATGCCGCCAATTCGAACCGTCATCGCGCCCGACGAAAAACTGTCGGCCGCCTACACCGATCAATATGCGCGTTATCGCGCGCTCTATCCCGCCATCGAGGAGGCACATCAGTGACTGATTTTTTCAAGGGCATTTCGCCGGTGAAGTTCGAAGGTGCCAACAGCACCAACCCGCTGGCCTATCGCCACTACAACAAGGACGAGATTGTCGCCGGCAAGAGGATGGAAGACCA
Encoded proteins:
- a CDS encoding epoxide hydrolase family protein encodes the protein MTPFTIDIADADIADLKARLAATRFPKTVEGAGWDDGIEDSFLRRFVAYWGNEYDWRAAEARLNGFAQFTDVIDGELVHFVHVKGRGATNVPILLANGWPSNFVELLPLVPLLTEPVDGVAFDVVIPSLPGYGFSGQASKPGMNLTRVAPLWAELMTRLNYSKFMLSGSDMGAGAVMALVRDFPERLIGAHYVNVYFGFPQPEEPTEEEKAYIERLTYWQYAEGAYAMIQGSKPATLAVGLNDSPAGLAAWILEKYRTWSDNGGDILNAFELEDLATILSVYWFTQTIGSSVRLYKEAFADTELPKKAAKHDVPHAILLPPADNPAPRAWGERNLWNIVRWTELSAGGHFPALEVPEAMAHDIRAFHGQIA
- a CDS encoding aldose epimerase family protein, giving the protein MTIAVSTFGNHHGKRVDQFRLVSNTGVTVDLIGYGVAVRDWRVPVVDGERSVVLGFDDFEAYAKHSPHFGSLAGRVANRIKDASFELGGKTYKLAANVGTLQLHGGDEGLGRQVWDGQVDEANNAVRFTHFSPDGAMGYPGNVNFAATYTLKGNRLRLELSATTDQATPISLVQHQYFNLGTSDTVLDHTIQVNSSAYTLLGDDLAPTGAILPSRGTQYDLRTARTMRDSAGAPVDYDIGMALDTGRSHADPIATVVGPDKALTLKLWTDRPGVQVYNGVWTDIPVPGLNGKNYGKHSGFCLEDQSFADAVHNPHFPNVIHSPDRPYRHWCEFEIA
- a CDS encoding LacI family DNA-binding transcriptional regulator translates to MNEIGVRRRATVHDVARAAGVSLATVDRVLNGRPGVRAATTEKVEAAIAEIGFQRDLGASLLARARDLKLTFIIPDSSNEFMAGLADAVSRRIGQALTDRMHIETQRLRALDADALVQSLDALDPRHCDCAIIVASEEPSVLSAVDNASRRGIVVMTLVSDLPGTQRRHFIGIDNVAAGRTAASLLGRFLPTGGKVAVIAGSLHLRDHSDRLDGFRTALALEFPRVELIGPIEGHDERAETQTIIADLLTRHPDLAGLYNLGAGNAGLVAALEASGRAGTIRVIAHELTDPTRRGLKSGVIDVVLDQNPDGEIREAIAAARILALGGHGSLVSDPIEIGIFLRDNLR
- the xylB gene encoding xylulokinase, with translation MTFLGIDIGTSGVKALLIDGNGKALGEATATAVEPLRPHPGWSEQNPADWWTATLAAVDALSKSHPSELAAVRGIGLSGHMHGATLLGKDDEVLRPCILWNDGRSAVECKEMEAALPNLRQLAGNIAMPGFTAPKIAWVRKHEPAIYDKIAKVLLPKAYVRLLLTGEHVEDMSDASGTLWLDVAKRDWSDELLEVTGLNRSHMPRLVEGSAVSATLKRAFVQRWGMSGDVVVAGGAGDNAASACGIGAIRPGEGFVSLGTSGVLFVSNDRFRPNTEGAVHAFCHAIPDTWHQMGVILSATDSLNWLSKMTGQKQAALSGAAEAQFTRPGEEIFLPYLSGERTPHNNAGARGSFVGLSHSTDPARLAQAVMEGVAFAFRDSQRVLDDAGTRIDRLLAVGGGSKSALWLKLIATNLDMEIALPEDGDFGGALGAARLGLCAAEGADPADVMIMPPIRTVIAPDEKLSAAYTDQYARYRALYPAIEEAHQ